A single genomic interval of Shewanella psychropiezotolerans harbors:
- a CDS encoding YaiI/YqxD family protein has translation MKIWVDADACPGVIKETLFRAADRAKVEVTLVANHSMRVPPSRFIKMVTVSSGFDVADDEIVKRLDAGDLVITADIPLASEVIDKGGVALNPRGELYTEQNIKAILNMRDFMDTMRASGVQTGGPAPLGQSERQAFANELDRFITKHHKPA, from the coding sequence ATGAAAATTTGGGTTGATGCCGATGCGTGTCCCGGTGTAATAAAAGAGACGCTGTTTAGAGCAGCAGATAGAGCTAAAGTTGAAGTGACGCTGGTGGCCAATCATTCGATGCGTGTGCCGCCATCTCGTTTTATTAAGATGGTGACAGTCTCGTCGGGCTTCGATGTGGCCGATGATGAGATAGTTAAGCGGCTCGATGCGGGCGATTTAGTGATAACCGCCGATATCCCCTTGGCATCTGAGGTGATCGATAAAGGCGGCGTGGCGCTTAATCCCCGTGGTGAGCTTTATACCGAGCAAAATATTAAGGCTATTCTGAATATGCGTGATTTTATGGATACCATGCGAGCCAGTGGTGTGCAAACTGGCGGCCCGGCACCCTTGGGTCAGAGTGAACGACAGGCGTTTGCTAACGAGCTCGATAGATTTATCACTAAGCACCACAAACCTGCTTAA
- a CDS encoding regulatory protein ToxS — protein sequence MSYFLKNMNYLFIFLVCFFSVFFGLTYGTGYGNSNAFLEGRWEFHEEVYINNNSAMLGRFEGDVTANFDGELEFHSDNDYSTIIHIQFLELDTNEEVIFKYNINSNGRWEVNGNVLNFMPEDISELKPVIAGTDNEFILNLAENVIKRAFSDNQIIYWIDDKTFLLNNLNHVQTIFNGK from the coding sequence ATGTCTTATTTTTTGAAGAACATGAATTATTTGTTTATTTTTTTAGTGTGTTTTTTCAGTGTTTTTTTTGGACTTACTTATGGAACAGGATATGGGAATTCCAACGCCTTTTTGGAAGGTCGCTGGGAATTTCATGAGGAGGTTTACATTAATAATAATTCAGCAATGTTAGGTCGGTTTGAAGGTGATGTGACAGCTAACTTTGATGGTGAATTAGAGTTCCATAGTGACAATGATTACTCTACTATTATTCATATTCAGTTTCTCGAGTTAGATACAAATGAGGAAGTTATATTTAAATATAATATAAACAGTAATGGAAGGTGGGAGGTTAATGGGAATGTGTTAAATTTTATGCCTGAAGATATATCTGAATTAAAACCTGTCATTGCCGGTACTGACAATGAGTTTATTTTGAATTTGGCTGAAAATGTAATAAAACGAGCATTTTCTGATAACCAGATAATTTATTGGATAGATGATAAAACATTTTTGTTGAATAATCTGAATCATGTACAAACCATTTTCAATGGTAAATGA
- a CDS encoding universal stress protein produces MNYKHILLCVALNKDSGKILAKAANIARQNQALLSLLHIDLDIPHTYEGMLGSDYKEQESIVREESTTSMAKLIDSLDMDIKHHYPIHQHIIHSGDLDSEILDNIDKYDIDLLIMGHHKVNFITQFLLSPTEPVLRNMPCDSMFIKL; encoded by the coding sequence ATGAATTACAAACATATACTCTTGTGTGTCGCACTGAATAAAGACAGTGGGAAAATCTTAGCAAAAGCGGCTAATATTGCCAGACAGAATCAAGCGTTGCTGAGTCTGCTGCATATCGACCTGGACATTCCCCACACCTATGAGGGGATGCTAGGAAGCGATTATAAAGAGCAGGAGAGCATCGTCAGAGAAGAATCTACGACTTCGATGGCTAAGCTTATCGACTCTCTCGACATGGATATAAAACATCACTACCCGATCCACCAGCACATCATACACTCAGGCGATCTCGACAGTGAGATCCTCGACAATATCGACAAATATGACATAGATCTACTGATCATGGGTCACCATAAAGTGAACTTTATCACTCAGTTTTTGCTTTCACCCACTGAGCCAGTTTTGCGCAATATGCCCTGTGACTCGATGTTCATCAAGTTATAA
- a CDS encoding ATP-binding protein, with product MDSRSNNRLLTSKTKVNKISLRFYILISILFIVGIIGGGVLSNLSYHIDDYITVDQATTALDKARLNELVYARDGSLLSAGTIQNNMDKILKSIHRDELASYFRNDNDGESKFIFSLNSYEEQFKLFVKQQNKFNNGKKRVALTAAEMTNKLIELTQYQEKHIKVDVNSINNLRNIVDNIYRIVMITTDTRTKSQQVMSLLRNYEKNKFQKQALLEITGQLIKNLSSESFNMDSSYYFIKTKQAAENFSKLASKSVPIKRLKAAGVTLIDASNKLDNVEHENLNGAQQRIWRVQTSVLKRVNILKEINLLTQGFNKLRLYEDEFYTSINDDVYFDESKVLTQLEKTEEQANLVTGTLLKNDEKQQLSMTIDTLDQYRNNFESSVSRARKIAIIKNKMHTSAVATDKYLTDMLEKESQDIKNANKITSNMWWLGGLFFMALVILLISVRRSHNEIVDLTQDLNQAVTDAEKAKEAKSFFLANMSHEIRTPMNAIIGMTDLALQTNLSSETSSYIKDANQSAKLLLGIIDDILDFSKIEANKLTLEEVDFDIRKVVKDFDVVIRNRAQESSLTLQIHIDENVPNFLKGDPLRLYQVLLNLGSNAVKFTSKGSVTLSVSKLTEESPPKSIGLQFKVQDTGIGMSKQETENLFQSFTQADSSTSRTFGGTGLGLVISRQLVESMDGDISIESEKGVGTTFLVRVYFKPPSSDKLSILSDDALNTDQSVMSKNIASLIGKKILLAEDNETNQRLIKALFLKKGIEITIVNNGLEAVKLLEKNTFDAMLMDCQMPILDGYHATQRIRNELNLQALPIIALTANIMYEDRQKAFACGMNDVIGKPLDFEKLIATLVKHIEIAGENVELAKPNPGQPEIKSIQSKPILDVNAGLTITDHDEDLYIELLGYFIESYSTLNLLANDRTPSEIKNYLHELKGVAANIGATALADLCSTYEAHSDLTGLNSQQMNGITTLSDKTNQEITRYLKEGRP from the coding sequence ATGGACTCACGAAGTAATAATAGATTACTTACCAGTAAAACTAAGGTTAATAAAATCTCATTACGTTTTTATATCCTAATAAGTATTTTATTTATCGTAGGTATCATAGGCGGAGGCGTACTCTCAAATTTAAGCTACCATATCGATGATTACATCACAGTAGATCAGGCAACAACAGCATTAGACAAGGCACGTTTGAATGAACTCGTGTATGCCCGTGATGGTAGTTTGTTATCGGCTGGTACGATTCAGAACAATATGGATAAAATTCTAAAAAGTATCCATAGGGATGAGTTAGCAAGCTATTTCCGCAATGATAATGATGGTGAGAGCAAGTTTATTTTTTCACTAAACAGTTATGAAGAACAATTTAAGCTCTTTGTGAAACAACAAAATAAATTCAACAATGGAAAAAAAAGAGTTGCATTAACTGCAGCAGAAATGACCAACAAACTAATTGAGCTGACCCAATATCAGGAGAAACATATCAAGGTTGATGTGAATAGTATTAACAACCTAAGAAATATAGTCGATAACATATACAGAATAGTAATGATAACTACGGATACAAGAACAAAATCTCAGCAAGTAATGAGTCTTCTTCGTAATTACGAAAAAAATAAATTCCAAAAACAAGCTTTACTAGAAATAACGGGGCAGTTAATAAAAAACCTGTCATCTGAAAGCTTTAATATGGATAGTAGCTATTACTTTATAAAAACAAAACAAGCTGCAGAAAACTTTTCAAAATTAGCATCTAAATCTGTCCCTATCAAAAGATTGAAAGCGGCGGGAGTCACATTGATCGATGCTTCGAATAAGCTTGACAATGTTGAACATGAAAATCTTAACGGTGCTCAGCAAAGAATCTGGAGAGTCCAAACTTCAGTTTTGAAGCGGGTTAACATCTTAAAAGAGATCAATTTACTCACCCAAGGCTTCAACAAGTTAAGGCTTTATGAAGACGAATTTTACACATCCATTAATGATGATGTCTATTTTGATGAATCAAAAGTGCTTACACAGCTAGAAAAAACTGAAGAACAAGCTAATTTAGTCACAGGAACACTGCTTAAAAATGATGAGAAGCAGCAGTTATCCATGACAATTGACACCTTGGACCAGTACCGGAATAATTTCGAATCGTCAGTCAGTAGAGCAAGAAAAATCGCCATCATCAAAAACAAAATGCATACATCGGCTGTTGCTACCGACAAGTATTTAACAGACATGCTAGAAAAAGAATCTCAGGACATAAAAAATGCCAACAAGATAACCTCGAACATGTGGTGGTTAGGCGGCCTATTTTTCATGGCGCTTGTGATATTACTCATTTCTGTCCGCCGCTCACATAATGAAATAGTCGATCTCACACAGGACCTAAATCAGGCGGTTACTGACGCTGAGAAAGCAAAAGAGGCGAAATCTTTTTTCCTTGCTAATATGAGCCATGAAATCCGCACCCCGATGAATGCCATCATAGGCATGACAGATTTGGCTCTACAGACAAACCTAAGCTCAGAGACATCATCTTATATCAAGGATGCTAATCAATCTGCAAAATTATTACTTGGTATTATCGACGACATACTCGATTTTTCAAAAATAGAAGCCAACAAGTTAACATTGGAAGAAGTCGATTTCGATATCCGAAAAGTAGTCAAGGATTTCGACGTCGTTATCCGTAATAGAGCACAGGAATCCAGTTTAACCCTGCAGATCCATATAGATGAAAACGTACCCAACTTTTTAAAAGGTGATCCATTACGCTTGTATCAAGTCTTGCTAAACTTGGGCAGTAACGCAGTTAAATTTACTTCTAAAGGTAGCGTAACGTTAAGCGTTAGCAAGCTCACGGAAGAAAGTCCTCCGAAAAGCATAGGTTTACAATTCAAGGTGCAAGACACGGGAATTGGCATGAGTAAGCAGGAAACTGAAAATCTGTTCCAATCATTTACCCAGGCTGACTCCTCCACTTCACGAACATTTGGCGGCACTGGACTTGGCTTAGTCATTAGCCGGCAACTAGTCGAATCCATGGATGGTGATATTAGCATCGAAAGTGAAAAAGGCGTAGGAACTACATTTCTAGTTCGCGTTTATTTTAAGCCTCCAAGTTCCGATAAATTATCCATACTCTCTGATGACGCCCTTAATACTGATCAAAGTGTCATGTCTAAGAATATAGCCTCGCTTATCGGTAAAAAAATATTATTGGCAGAAGATAATGAAACAAACCAGAGACTGATAAAAGCCTTATTTTTGAAGAAAGGAATCGAAATCACCATAGTTAATAACGGGCTTGAAGCCGTCAAATTATTAGAAAAAAACACATTCGATGCGATGCTAATGGATTGCCAAATGCCGATACTGGATGGTTACCATGCGACTCAAAGAATAAGAAACGAGCTCAATTTACAAGCGCTTCCAATCATAGCGCTCACGGCAAATATCATGTACGAAGATCGTCAAAAGGCGTTCGCTTGCGGAATGAATGATGTGATAGGTAAACCATTAGATTTTGAGAAACTAATAGCCACATTAGTTAAACATATAGAAATAGCGGGTGAAAATGTTGAGTTAGCAAAACCGAATCCGGGACAGCCGGAAATAAAGAGCATCCAGAGTAAACCTATCCTGGATGTGAACGCAGGATTAACAATTACCGACCATGATGAAGACTTGTATATCGAACTACTCGGTTACTTTATCGAAAGCTACTCGACACTAAATCTTTTGGCTAACGACCGAACTCCAAGTGAAATAAAAAATTACCTGCATGAATTAAAAGGGGTAGCAGCCAATATAGGAGCTACAGCACTCGCAGATCTTTGTTCAACTTATGAAGCCCACTCTGACTTAACAGGTTTAAATAGCCAACAAATGAATGGAATTACAACATTGTCAGATAAAACCAATCAGGAAATCACCCGATATTTAAAAGAAGGTAGACCGTAA
- a CDS encoding nucleotidyl cyclase domain-containing protein, whose product MQNKVADMKIPLGVHHWLASISVGLAVQSGFMSHYHELIKQADNSLYQAKSSSIFTNEVNHCQVL is encoded by the coding sequence ATCCAAAACAAAGTCGCTGATATGAAAATACCGCTGGGTGTACATCATTGGTTAGCCAGTATCAGTGTGGGATTAGCCGTTCAATCTGGATTTATGTCTCACTATCACGAACTAATAAAGCAAGCCGATAATTCACTATACCAAGCCAAATCCAGTAGCATTTTTACAAATGAAGTTAATCATTGTCAGGTTCTGTGA
- a CDS encoding DUF3012 domain-containing protein — MKKTIGIILALSLLSGCAPEIGSKDWCKNIKEKSKADWTIKEGKEFASNCIF, encoded by the coding sequence ATGAAAAAAACGATCGGTATTATCTTAGCTTTATCTCTTCTATCTGGCTGTGCTCCTGAAATAGGCAGTAAGGATTGGTGCAAAAACATAAAAGAGAAATCTAAGGCTGATTGGACGATAAAAGAAGGAAAAGAGTTCGCTAGCAACTGCATTTTCTAA
- a CDS encoding FimV/HubP family polar landmark protein: protein MVLLNLYKSRESHNCSINYRYGQSCFYRGFHVFILFLVFFIFLFCDPALAGIKHISMHDVSSVEIKMLSVKLNLVEGDKSNSRLLVTLSNKQKEEVIIKHKIINHFMLEALVDPRLDLEGAKINVYESKSGHWDKIYSTGFSQSSHNQTISVNTTHSDIVDNQAIKTSRMGVVASEVGRSGSVCYLRFDESETLWSIAKQYKNDWGTSIYGAVLAIYKNNLTKFKNQNINRLVRGANLTCPSDKLILTINETGLAREKFNRLSKQ, encoded by the coding sequence ATGGTATTGTTAAATTTATATAAATCTAGAGAAAGTCATAACTGCAGTATTAACTACCGTTATGGTCAGAGTTGTTTTTATAGGGGCTTTCATGTTTTTATTTTATTTCTAGTATTTTTTATATTTTTGTTTTGCGATCCTGCGTTAGCTGGAATAAAGCATATCAGCATGCACGATGTCAGCTCCGTTGAGATTAAAATGTTGTCTGTAAAGTTAAATCTAGTTGAGGGGGATAAATCTAATAGCCGGCTCTTAGTCACACTTTCAAATAAACAAAAGGAGGAGGTGATTATTAAGCATAAAATAATTAATCATTTTATGCTGGAGGCCCTTGTGGATCCAAGGTTAGATCTTGAAGGTGCCAAAATTAATGTTTATGAGAGTAAATCTGGTCACTGGGATAAAATTTACTCTACTGGATTTAGCCAGTCTAGCCATAATCAGACTATTTCAGTTAACACTACTCATAGTGATATTGTTGATAATCAAGCCATAAAGACCTCAAGGATGGGAGTGGTGGCATCGGAAGTAGGCAGATCAGGAAGCGTTTGTTATTTGCGCTTTGATGAGAGTGAAACCCTGTGGAGTATAGCTAAGCAATATAAAAATGATTGGGGAACAAGCATCTATGGCGCTGTGCTGGCGATATATAAAAACAATCTAACTAAGTTTAAAAACCAGAACATCAATCGATTGGTTCGCGGTGCAAACCTGACTTGTCCTAGTGATAAACTGATTCTAACCATAAATGAAACAGGGCTGGCTAGAGAGAAATTTAATCGACTAAGTAAGCAATAG
- a CDS encoding response regulator — protein sequence MRLIMLEKKENIPTNDDIKVLIVDDVNINLILGKRLLSKLGVKVDTADSGVQCLEKMRQDDYHLILLDIQMEPMTGPETMAEIRKNTHWDQVSIVAVSSSLTEEIINQCRAFSVTHFLKRPFLKSDLNTILTSLVSS from the coding sequence ATGAGACTAATTATGTTAGAGAAAAAAGAAAATATCCCAACTAATGATGATATCAAAGTATTGATCGTTGATGACGTTAACATCAACTTGATTCTGGGGAAGAGGCTGTTATCTAAGCTAGGGGTCAAAGTAGACACTGCAGACTCTGGAGTGCAGTGTCTAGAGAAAATGAGACAGGATGACTATCATCTAATCTTACTCGATATACAAATGGAGCCTATGACGGGCCCAGAGACAATGGCCGAAATAAGGAAAAACACACACTGGGACCAGGTCTCGATAGTCGCTGTATCCTCTAGCCTCACCGAAGAAATCATCAACCAATGTAGAGCATTCTCTGTAACACATTTTTTGAAACGGCCTTTTCTCAAGTCAGACTTGAACACGATATTAACTTCTTTAGTAAGCAGCTAG
- a CDS encoding NUDIX hydrolase, translated as MRNLRTTTHPELSSLEGKIFHRRAARGIILDGENILMLYTERYHDYSIPGGGIDAGEAIEAGLLRELEEETGAQHIEVVSEFGLYQEFRPWYKEDFDIMHMESYCYVCNIHPELGETKLEAHEIQNGMTPVWINIFEAIKHNEHTMANSPKKGMSIERETYLLKLIVEELL; from the coding sequence ATGCGCAATTTAAGAACCACTACTCACCCAGAACTGAGTTCACTCGAAGGTAAAATCTTCCATCGTAGAGCTGCCCGCGGCATCATTCTCGATGGTGAGAACATTCTCATGCTCTATACGGAGCGATATCATGATTACAGTATTCCAGGCGGGGGAATTGATGCAGGAGAAGCCATCGAAGCAGGCCTGCTAAGAGAACTCGAAGAGGAAACTGGCGCTCAACATATCGAAGTGGTGAGCGAGTTTGGTCTGTACCAAGAGTTCAGACCTTGGTACAAGGAAGATTTTGACATCATGCACATGGAGTCATACTGCTACGTATGCAATATTCACCCCGAACTCGGTGAAACGAAACTGGAAGCCCACGAAATTCAAAATGGTATGACACCTGTGTGGATCAACATATTCGAGGCCATAAAACACAACGAGCACACCATGGCTAACAGCCCCAAGAAAGGCATGTCTATCGAACGAGAGACCTACCTGCTCAAGCTCATCGTCGAAGAGCTCTTGTAA
- a CDS encoding YbaM family protein — translation MSKLNIPESEKVPTNPVEQEGPSSLDDAAEDIKLAVDLIYLFESNKIETEVALSAIEIVKADLMSKRGKPAI, via the coding sequence ATGTCCAAGCTAAACATACCAGAATCAGAGAAAGTACCAACAAATCCTGTAGAGCAAGAAGGACCCTCTTCTCTGGATGATGCTGCAGAGGATATTAAACTGGCCGTGGATCTTATCTACCTCTTCGAAAGTAACAAGATAGAAACCGAAGTCGCGTTATCGGCTATCGAGATAGTCAAAGCCGATCTTATGTCTAAACGAGGTAAACCCGCAATCTAA
- a CDS encoding DUF3291 domain-containing protein has protein sequence MQLAQLNIARTKAAMDEPLMKEFVDNLEPINAIAESSQGFVWRLQDESGDATSIQAFDDPSIIVNMSVWESVEALKGFIFKTHHIRFLKRKSEWFDRLEQANYVIWWVPEGYRPDVEEGKERLMYLRKHGESDYAFSFKHKGDKVLEENV, from the coding sequence ATGCAGTTAGCCCAATTAAATATTGCCCGTACCAAAGCGGCAATGGATGAACCTTTAATGAAAGAGTTTGTCGATAACTTAGAACCTATTAATGCCATCGCCGAATCAAGCCAAGGGTTTGTGTGGCGCTTGCAAGATGAAAGTGGCGATGCAACCAGTATTCAAGCTTTCGATGATCCTTCGATTATCGTGAACATGTCGGTGTGGGAGTCAGTAGAAGCGCTCAAAGGCTTTATCTTTAAGACTCATCATATTCGTTTTTTAAAACGAAAAAGTGAATGGTTTGATAGGCTAGAGCAAGCTAACTACGTGATCTGGTGGGTGCCTGAAGGTTATCGCCCTGATGTTGAAGAGGGGAAAGAGCGACTCATGTATCTAAGAAAACATGGCGAGTCAGACTATGCCTTTAGCTTTAAGCATAAAGGCGATAAAGTTTTAGAGGAAAATGTATAA
- a CDS encoding dicarboxylate/amino acid:cation symporter, translating into MKLHWQIMIAIVIAIFVGLLTPPNSHIYQVYGFFGTLFLNALKMVIVPLIMASIISSMASLNQGDNLGRLGLKTLGYYATTSLIAILIGLTVVNITTPGIIDGAPAGELLNLHADNAELESTLLKVEGRGSKDLIEIFIRMIPTNIIAAAAEGQMLGLIFFSLLFGFFMGRVEGRRGEVLRDFWKGVSKTMVLITQFVLKFAPIGIFALIAKTVSATGFDAFAPMLVFLLTVITALALHAFVALPLLLKFVGGVSPLKQLSVMSPAMLMAFSTASSSATLPLTMECVKKRAGVSHKTASFVLPLGATVNMDGTALYECVAAMFIAQAYGLELGLITQFTIVLVALLTSIGVAGIPAASLVAITVILAAIGLPLEAIGLLLVTDRILDMMRTAVNVYSDACGTVIIARTEGESWVLSPEQEHEVTEPDND; encoded by the coding sequence ATGAAACTTCATTGGCAGATAATGATAGCGATTGTTATAGCCATTTTTGTTGGCTTGCTTACGCCTCCTAACAGTCACATTTACCAAGTCTATGGCTTTTTCGGTACCCTGTTTCTTAATGCTTTAAAAATGGTGATTGTCCCCTTAATCATGGCATCGATTATCTCCAGTATGGCTAGCCTTAATCAGGGGGATAATTTGGGCCGTTTGGGGCTTAAGACCTTGGGCTATTACGCCACGACGAGTCTTATTGCCATCTTGATTGGACTCACGGTCGTTAATATTACTACCCCTGGCATTATCGATGGTGCGCCTGCGGGGGAGCTATTAAACCTGCACGCCGATAACGCTGAACTCGAGTCGACTCTGTTGAAAGTCGAAGGCAGAGGCAGTAAAGATCTGATTGAAATTTTTATTCGCATGATCCCTACCAACATAATCGCCGCAGCGGCAGAAGGGCAGATGCTGGGCCTGATATTCTTTAGCTTGCTGTTTGGCTTCTTTATGGGACGTGTGGAAGGGCGCAGGGGAGAGGTGCTAAGAGACTTTTGGAAGGGTGTGTCTAAGACCATGGTGCTTATCACTCAATTTGTCCTCAAGTTTGCCCCTATCGGTATTTTTGCATTAATCGCTAAAACCGTGAGTGCCACAGGCTTCGATGCCTTCGCGCCCATGTTGGTTTTTCTGTTGACTGTGATCACGGCTTTAGCACTGCATGCCTTTGTGGCTTTACCACTCTTGCTTAAATTTGTAGGAGGCGTGAGTCCGCTAAAGCAGTTATCTGTGATGTCGCCAGCCATGTTGATGGCATTCTCTACCGCTTCATCATCTGCCACTCTGCCTCTGACTATGGAGTGCGTAAAAAAGCGCGCCGGAGTATCACATAAGACAGCCAGTTTCGTGCTGCCCTTAGGGGCTACGGTGAATATGGATGGTACTGCTTTGTATGAGTGCGTCGCAGCCATGTTTATTGCTCAGGCCTATGGTCTGGAATTGGGACTTATTACCCAGTTCACCATAGTTCTCGTGGCGCTATTAACGTCTATTGGAGTCGCAGGGATCCCTGCGGCAAGCTTAGTGGCCATTACCGTGATTTTAGCCGCGATAGGTCTGCCACTCGAGGCGATTGGCCTGCTCTTAGTCACCGATAGGATCTTGGATATGATGCGAACCGCGGTCAATGTGTATAGCGACGCCTGCGGCACTGTGATCATTGCGCGAACCGAGGGAGAGTCGTGGGTACTCTCTCCTGAGCAAGAACACGAAGTCACAGAGCCAGATAATGATTAA
- the gltS gene encoding sodium/glutamate symporter → MEPQIVEIRDFVSFTLAIIALFIGKTIISRYELLRKYSIPEPVVGGFACAIIVGVLYYAFGIQIEFNLDVRDILLLYFFAGIGLKADIVTLLKGGKPLLILLVLSTVFIFLQNFMGVSVATLFGLDPKAGLMSGSVSLIGGVGTAMAWTPTFVEELGIPNASELGIASNTLGLIAACVIGGPIAAYLMKRHNVKPNLDTNLDIGASHNSNRNHIQVDYFGVLRAWLWLNVTLIVGYFIDIGLQEAGLKLPMFVACLLAGIIIGNVGRAYLNRDKEKDRSYVEDASRGLSLIQDICLGMFLTMALMSLKIWELEGSLAYISVVMTLQVLLSILFTVFIVFRLMGKDYEAAVICSGFGGVTLGSTATAIVNMTAVSQQYGAAHRAFIIVPLVCGFFIDIVNAMIINLFVNF, encoded by the coding sequence ATGGAACCCCAGATAGTTGAAATTAGAGATTTTGTTTCGTTTACCTTAGCCATTATTGCGCTGTTTATAGGTAAAACGATCATCTCTCGCTATGAGTTGTTACGAAAATACAGTATTCCAGAGCCCGTGGTCGGAGGCTTTGCTTGTGCGATTATTGTCGGGGTTCTCTATTATGCTTTTGGCATCCAGATTGAATTTAATTTGGATGTCCGAGATATCCTACTGCTCTATTTCTTTGCCGGTATAGGGCTTAAGGCCGATATTGTCACCTTGCTAAAAGGCGGTAAACCGCTGCTTATCTTGCTAGTGCTTTCGACCGTTTTTATCTTCTTGCAAAACTTTATGGGGGTCAGTGTCGCGACCCTGTTTGGTTTAGATCCTAAAGCGGGTTTGATGTCTGGTTCTGTCTCCCTTATCGGTGGTGTCGGTACGGCCATGGCTTGGACACCCACCTTCGTCGAGGAGCTAGGCATACCGAATGCCAGTGAGCTAGGCATAGCATCCAATACATTAGGCCTTATTGCAGCTTGTGTCATTGGTGGGCCAATTGCCGCTTATTTGATGAAACGTCATAATGTGAAACCGAATCTGGATACTAACTTAGATATCGGTGCTAGCCATAATAGTAACCGCAATCATATTCAAGTCGATTATTTTGGGGTATTACGTGCCTGGTTATGGTTAAACGTGACCTTGATTGTGGGTTATTTTATCGACATCGGATTACAAGAGGCTGGGCTTAAGCTGCCTATGTTCGTTGCTTGTCTGTTAGCGGGTATTATCATTGGTAATGTAGGCAGAGCTTATCTCAATCGTGACAAAGAGAAAGACAGAAGTTATGTAGAGGATGCTTCCAGAGGCTTATCACTCATTCAAGATATCTGTCTAGGCATGTTCTTAACCATGGCCTTGATGAGCCTGAAAATTTGGGAGCTTGAAGGTAGTCTGGCTTATATTTCTGTGGTGATGACGTTGCAGGTATTGCTGTCGATTCTGTTCACTGTGTTTATCGTATTTAGGCTGATGGGCAAAGATTATGAGGCAGCAGTCATATGTTCCGGCTTTGGCGGGGTCACCTTGGGCTCGACAGCGACGGCGATTGTAAATATGACGGCGGTATCTCAGCAATATGGCGCGGCTCATAGAGCCTTCATCATAGTGCCTCTGGTATGTGGTTTCTTTATCGATATCGTCAATGCCATGATCATCAACCTGTTCGTTAATTTCTAA
- a CDS encoding winged helix-turn-helix domain-containing protein → MKDNDVTEVYGLGKRYVFNACTDQLTDTLNDSTIELGINESRLLSLFISHKGDVVSREQILEEVWLKRGLVVDETSVNQTVSLLRKILDDNVREQSYIKTVTKMGYMLTPGVEITENSGMFGKNKSASFYQNPATLKMTFSIFSAICLAILISWVVTEHDPEVKVESFTGLLIDNVELLGFADSEINSDLFPIIKKCIIYISNEYSGKLSKVFISSKDERTLSLLFFYDDSSSFSFRIGLNSNIPLESNQCLIF, encoded by the coding sequence GTGAAAGATAATGATGTTACTGAGGTTTATGGCTTAGGTAAGAGGTATGTGTTTAATGCCTGCACGGATCAATTAACCGATACGTTAAATGACAGTACTATCGAACTTGGGATTAATGAATCCAGATTATTGAGCCTTTTTATTTCCCATAAGGGAGATGTGGTTTCCCGGGAGCAAATACTAGAGGAAGTTTGGCTAAAACGTGGTTTAGTTGTTGATGAAACCAGTGTTAACCAAACTGTATCCCTATTAAGGAAGATTTTAGACGACAATGTCAGAGAGCAGAGTTATATCAAAACCGTAACTAAAATGGGCTACATGTTGACTCCTGGTGTAGAGATAACTGAAAACTCTGGTATGTTTGGTAAAAATAAATCTGCATCATTTTATCAAAACCCAGCTACGCTAAAAATGACCTTTTCAATATTTTCAGCTATATGCTTAGCTATTTTAATTTCTTGGGTTGTAACTGAACATGATCCGGAAGTTAAGGTTGAGTCTTTTACCGGTTTATTAATAGACAATGTAGAGTTGTTGGGGTTTGCTGATAGCGAAATAAATTCAGATTTATTCCCTATTATTAAGAAGTGTATAATTTATATTTCAAATGAATACTCGGGAAAATTAAGTAAAGTTTTTATTTCATCTAAAGATGAAAGAACTTTGTCGTTATTGTTTTTTTATGATGACAGCAGTAGTTTTTCTTTTCGGATCGGGCTAAATTCTAATATTCCACTGGAGAGTAATCAATGTCTTATTTTTTGA